A segment of the Carya illinoinensis cultivar Pawnee chromosome 1, C.illinoinensisPawnee_v1, whole genome shotgun sequence genome:
gatttatggataccattataaaaatagtactTCATCAATGTCGCACCACTTAGGATATTCTTGTCCGGAGTCTCCCATTAGACGGGATAAAAATCTTGAGAATGATAAATCACCATCACACACTGGAGTTAGAATGGATGGTAGAGGATCTAGTCCTCAAATGTTAGGACAATATGACTGTGAAAAATTAAAGGGGatgatttctaatttgtttatcTAGTGTGAATTGCCATTCAAGGTTATAGAGCATCCGGTATTTGTTAAACTCTTATGTTATTTAGAGCCTAGACACAACTTGTCATCCCAAACCACCTTCCAAAAAGAGTGTATTGGTTTATATAAGGAGGAGAAGCAAAAATTGAAGGCTTTATTGAGTAATCAAAGAGTTTGTTTGACCACCAATATATGGACATCGGtgcaaaataagaattatatttgtgtcacaTGTCATTATGTTGATCAAAATTGGGTATTacacaagaaaatcataatgtTTTTCAAGATTCCTAATCATAGAGGTGAGACCATTGCTTGGATGTTAGAGTCTTGTTTGATGGATTGAGAGATTAACCGCCTTTGTACGATCACTGTGGATAATGCCACCTCTAAGGATGTCGCTATTGATCATGTGAAGAGGAGCATAAGAGATAAGGAGTTTATAATTTTGGAAGGTGAGTTTATACATGTGCGATGtgctacacatattttaaatctcattGTTTGTgatggtttaaaaattatatatgatgctataaataatattagagaagcagtaaaatttgtgaggtcCTCACCGGTAAGGCTTGATATGTTTAGAGCATGTGCAAAGGAGCTGAATATTGTGTGTGAAAAAATAGTGTGTCTAGATGTTCTCACCAGATGGAACTCCACATACCTCATGCTTAGTATtgctgaaaaatatgaaaaagctttTGTGCTAATGAGGGTGAGGGAGTCACAGCTTGCAGCGCCTCCATTTGAAAATTGGCAAAGGGCTcgtgtttttattaagtttcttaaagttttttatgatgccACTTTGAAAATCTCTGGTTCATCTTACGTGACATCTAATATGTTATTTTAACAAATTTCTACAATTGAGCACAATTTGAACAAAATGTGTCAGAGTGGGGATGATTTGTTGAGGAAGATGGCGTCTAATATGAATATTGGGGGAACATGAATAAAATGAACATGATTGTTTATGTAGCTTTTGTCCTTGACCCTCGATATAAGGTCACAGTCTTGTCATATTGGTTAAAAAAGTGCAAAGGGGATGAATGTGAAGATAGAATTGAGGTCAATGTAAGATTGCTTATGAATCATTTGATTGAGCAATATCACAAGTTTTATGGGCTAGATAGTGGAAGATCAAATATGGCACAAGTTTCAAGTTCCTCAAGTATCATTGGCGACGACTCGGAATATGAAGATTTTGATACATCTCTAGATCAATATCTTGAGGGGCAAAACAATATGGTATTTAGCTCGGACTTAGAGAGGTATTTGTTGGATGTGATTGAACCAAAATTACTCGAGTTTAATATTTTGGATTGGTGGAAGAGGAATTCATTTAGATATCTCTTCCTTGCGGAGATCGCACGTTATATATTGGTCATTCCTATTTCGACCGTTGCATCCGAATCCACATTTAGCATTGGTGGACGTGTAACAGACCCATACTGAAGCTCATTAGCACCGGAGACTGTCCAAGCACTAATCTGTATGCAAAATTGGTTGAGTTGTGAACCACTTAGTTATTGGGAGGTGGAGGAGCATGTAGAAGACGTTGCCATCGAAGGtaaatgcttttatttgttaattttgatttttaattgctaGTTTATCCATTTAAGTTAAcctctacatttttttcttctaaaggTAATTATCTTCCTTCAACTTCAGCAACTTAATTTAGTAGTTCAGCACATTTGACAAACCATCTGTAACTGTAAGTATATTATGCTATCTTGAATACATGTATCTTATTTGCATTTAGGAATTACTATTTGTTAACTAAACTTGAACAATGAACAGAGTTTCTATTACTTCCTACTAGAATTTTACTGGGAACATTGTGTTAATTACACCACATTAATTTCCTGCCAGAGTTTGCTTTGTTGGAGACAAGGGCATAGTGGTGTGATGGTGGATAAGAAGCTTTGCTATAATTGTGGAGAAGGTAAACAATCTTATGTCTGCTTTATGGATTATGTCTTTGCTGAATCAATTTAGATATCTTGTTAGCCCGTCAGAGAAATATTCCACATTgcattgtcttttatttttagtattattctGCTTTTGACCATAAATGGGCTTATTGGATATTTGTTGTGGCACTGGTAGAAATCTTTTCAACAGATGCCCAAGGCAAGGATCCAGCATCCAGCTGGTTCTCTATATTCAAGTTGTTCTTTTGGCACTGGTAATATTGTGGAAGTGTTTTTTGTCTTAAATTCATGAGAAAAATTTCCTAATAAAGGTGATTATAAAATTGTTCCATGTTCTAATTTTCAGGCTTGTGGCAGCAAGTGTTCTTATTGTTTACTTGGCTGTAATTTATGGGACATACGTTCTCGATTGGAAATTCACTATCCTGAACAGCAATAGTACTGTTGAGATGATAGTAAGCCTTGGCTTCCTTTGATCTCATTCTTTTAAAATCAATCAGTTCTTATTAAATGACattgctatttttatttttttttgtttactctttgttgtgaaaataataatcttggaTTCGTGTTTAATTCAGTATTGATCAACATGGGAGTTGATTTATTAAGCAACAACTGGAACATTGCTTGACCATTCAAAGGGTATGCTTTCAAAACTAATAGAAAGCTtgattaatgatattttttaatagagaaGAGGCTGAAGTTGCTTTTACACACCTTGTTTCAACTAAGCTCTATTAATGGGTTTTCTGAGTTAgttcttttattgtaaaatgaaAGTCTAAAAAATTCTTGAAGATTGATTATACAGTTTCTTGAACATTGTTGTTTGGCTAGTCAGTTGAATTTTGGTGTCCTCTTTGCCCAAGTCAAGGCTAAGAAACCTTCTTGGAAAATTGGTTCCTCGTTTGCTACCAAGAAGGCCACAAAAAGTTCACCTAAAGTCTAGATTGATTCTAATTTGGACCTGATAGATGAAGATAGCCTAATGTCCAGATTGATGTTGATTTGGACCTAATTTGGTTcctcattgtaattttttttttggggaaatAGTAGCAGcattatattagtttaattagttataatgtattattatttattttgttctttataaatttatgttttattttgttctttgtaaatttctattttacattgAGATTGAAACAagatatcagattttttttttttttagagttttaaagtctttgaaaaaaaaaaaccccggATTAAACCCAGTTATAACCCAGATATCTGGGTTTTAaggtaaaattttcaaaaaatcgaATATCCGATtataatccggatatccggattaaACTTGGATATCTATCCGATTATAAAATGACGTAATTTAATGTGGTGTGTTAAATTATAAGGTTCTTTTATCTATATAGTAAATCTGACGTATCATCTTAAGTTacagtaatttataaatttatttttataatatctttatgttgatgaagcatttctcttcctatatatttattttaatatattggcaaaaagaaagagagatacgAAAACAAACACTTGCATTATTTTCTCCGATATTTACAATATTGAAATGAAAAACAGCTAATGAAATATGAAAACTAGACATCACTTTTAaccttatgattgtcataaagTGGAAGAAAAGGGATGCTTATTTCAGAGCCACACTAACACACTTTCTGTCattgccttttttattttattatcatattataattACTAAGATAGGTTTAATCTACGTCTAGGGATTACTAAGATAGGTTTAATCCACGTCTAGGGCGCAACGTAATTGTCAGAGGATTAGCCATCTCGCAAGAGAGCTTCAGTACCTCTGATAGGTCGACCTTATTATTATCGGATGGTAGCCATTCATACACGTGTAAAAGTGAGGCCACCCAAAAGCTCACCGTAGTCAAGCCTAGGGTCTTGCCCGGGCAAGTACGCCTTCCTGACCCAAATGGTGCTAGCCTAAGATCCGACCCGAACACCGAGAATTCCACCTCACTCTCATTCTTATCATTAGTCACAAACCTCTCGGGCATAAATTCCAGTGGTTCCCTCCACACTTGCGGATCCCTTGTTATGGCCCACATGTTTACCATTGCTGTGGTCCCTTTGGGCACGTGATACCCATCAACGATTGTGTCATTGATGGCTAAGCGAGCCCATGATAAAAGTGGGCCCGGTGGGTGTAGCCTTAGCACCTCCTTCACTACAGCCGTTAGATACCTCAACTTCGCCATGTCAGCTTGGACTACGGCTCGTGATCTTCCAACAACCTTATCGAGCTCCTCGTGGACCTTTGATTGGATATCTGGGTGAAGCACCATCCTCGCGAGTATCCACTCCATTAGAACTGCCACCGTGTCTGTACCTCTGAAAATCATTTCCTACACCAAATGCAAAGCCCTATATCAACGACGAAAAAAGGATTTtaatagaattattcttttgATAATTCATTTTTACCAATCTTCTACGGTACTTTGAGACTAAGAATCATGCTTTCTCACTTTTGATgtgacataaaaaattaataaataaataattttcaaattatgtgaggattcttaaaaatatttattaaaaaatagtaaataaaagaCTTGTAAATATCATATCTTATCCACAGAGTCTTGACCATAAATCATTTGCATCTAAAACTGAAGTGTCGAGGGGATGCAACCAGGCAAAccaatcaataaatataaaaaaattaaaattacagtcttaaatttacaaatatcttataattaatttaaaaataaataaataaatatgagatgagaagaaattaatattttaataataaattttatttatttttaaaatgactatacGACGCTTGTATATTTTTACGTAATattatctataaatataaacatttctttattttgaaattaaatactCAATCAGTTTGCTAAATCAAATAATTactcttaatttatatatatacgcaATAATTAAATATCAAGTATCTTTATTTCCAGATGTGACTGCTATTCCGCCATAGTTCAGGATTGAACTTTCGTTCATGATGTCATGCATGTACGTGCTATCGATCCTTTCGGATGAATTGTATTTTGATCAcggacgaaaaaaaaaaaaaaaaaaaaaaagagatggatAATTAGATTCATTGCATATACGAAATGGATAAACAAATACTGACAGACTAGAGTATGTTTTCTTACCCAAAGAACGGCGATCATGTCGGAGTCCGACAGCCTTTCCGGGCCATGAAGAGAGAGCAAAACGTCAACAAAATCCCTGTTGCTGTCACTTTTACTTTCGCTGTTTCGAGTCCAGTGTTCGGCGATGATTCGGCTGACAAACTGGTTCACTTCTGGCACCAGCTTGGAGCATCTGAGGCGGATTCTTTGGCAATCAAAATCGGCTAGCCATGGCAGGTGGTCGGACCAATTCAGCAGACCCAAAAGCTCGTACCCTTCACCCACCATCCTCTGTAGCTCTTCCACTTCACTGTTTGAGGTATCCAATCTGTATTTGCATCCAAACACCGAGCACATCATGCTGTTTAGCGAAGCACGTTTAAGCACTTCACGCACACTAAAGGAGCTTTTTCCTTTGTCCCTAAATATTGCCACCATTTGAGAAGCGATTTCAAACCTCTGCGCCTCAGAagctttgatttgttttggggagAAAAGGTGCGTGGCCGCGATTCTACGAAGTGTTCGCCAATATACCCCGGAAGGAGCGAACCCGATTGCTCTGTTGAACATCAAGCTGTAGGCGGACTCCTTTACGGGACGATCAGCAAACACAGAGCTGTTCAGGATTTCTCTGGCCACGTCCGGGTTGCACGTGACGATGACGCGAGTATTCCCGAGGCTAAAGGCCATGAGGCGCTTGGCGCCACATGCCTCCGCCGCCGCAGCAATCCTGTGGTGGGCGAGGGAGGCCATCAGGCTCATGCTGCCAGCTAGAGGCAACCCTCTCGGACCTGGAATTATTGGCTTTTTGACGGCTAATTCAGATTTTCCATTCCTCCAAACGTAGCTACCCCATGCCGGGCCACCAGGGTGAGCCCAGAAAATAAGGGTCATGGCTAGCCAAGTCAGCATACACATGACTAGAATTGGCCATGCAATGCTTGCTTGTGTCAAGGCTTGCCATTTGGAGGTGATCACAGCAAACAGCCAGAGGCTCTCTGCTTCTGTTTTCATGGTAGATAGGGGAATTTAAGATTGGTAGCAGAAATAAAGCACGTAGAAAGGAGAGTTGCTTTGCTTTACTTTGGGGCAAAAACAATTGAGGTGGGGTTCTGTATATATAGGGAAAAAAGCTTGAACCGTGGCttaagaaataagaaatattttacATGAATTCAGTATGGttgaattttacatttttatagGTGCGCCGCCATGGATTCATGGCATactgtgaaaaaaataataataaaattagaaaacatTGGAAAGTGTAAGACGCAAGCAAGCAAGCTCTTGTCACTTGGGATTTACATAGTTAAATGCTGACGTTCACATTAACGTCGACACAGTAAAGTATGGTGACATCTTCCACGAATGTTGCAAATCAACCATTCGTCGgccaatcaacaaattttattttttattttcataagatAAATGGGAGGTAGTGCCACCAGCATAATAACCCTCCTTAGATGTAATTATAAGAGCCAATCTCTACTACAAAATGTCCAATTTAAACTTTCAAGAGCGAGTCCATCATCATAGCACTTACAAAATATCCCGTTGGTTCAAAAGAATCCATCCAAGGGTCCAAAGGTCAGATTTTACTACTGATTTTAACTTATATTCTGATTTAAACTCCTAATCTCAAAATCATGGCATACCAACTCTCGCGTACTAACCGGACAACCACCAGTGATCGATGTCTACCAAACAAGTTActtgactaaaaaaaaaagaagttaattGACTACAAAACAATATTGAATTATCTTAATGACAAATTTGTTTAATTTGCAGGAGCATTGAATTTATTCATTGGGAATATTTGGGAATTATTCTGCCTGAAAATACTCTCCGCAATTATAACTGATAAGGattttattttcagaaaattGTATTTAAACCTGGAAATTGTTTCACGCTttcatcttgattttaaaatatatcaattttgatatttgaaattcAACTAATTATTACTGTTAAACCATGACGTATCAAAACTGCTTAACCGAAAAATGAAATGTCTACGATATACTTACAGAGAAACAAACCGCGTCTTCTAAttcaaagaatatatatatatatatataaaagtaatgttatacacCATACCACCATTTCACTTTTATCCCTCTATGTAAGATGTGGCTTATAATTTTTCACTATTGAATGATAAAGAATCTTCCGATAAAGATTTatctaatagtgataaatgtatTACAGTACCTTATATAGTGGGACGGTGG
Coding sequences within it:
- the LOC122311688 gene encoding cytochrome P450 78A3-like translates to MKTEAESLWLFAVITSKWQALTQASIAWPILVMCMLTWLAMTLIFWAHPGGPAWGSYVWRNGKSELAVKKPIIPGPRGLPLAGSMSLMASLAHHRIAAAAEACGAKRLMAFSLGNTRVIVTCNPDVAREILNSSVFADRPVKESAYSLMFNRAIGFAPSGVYWRTLRRIAATHLFSPKQIKASEAQRFEIASQMVAIFRDKGKSSFSVREVLKRASLNSMMCSVFGCKYRLDTSNSEVEELQRMVGEGYELLGLLNWSDHLPWLADFDCQRIRLRCSKLVPEVNQFVSRIIAEHWTRNSESKSDSNRDFVDVLLSLHGPERLSDSDMIAVLWEMIFRGTDTVAVLMEWILARMVLHPDIQSKVHEELDKVVGRSRAVVQADMAKLRYLTAVVKEVLRLHPPGPLLSWARLAINDTIVDGYHVPKGTTAMVNMWAITRDPQVWREPLEFMPERFVTNDKNESEVEFSVFGSDLRLAPFGSGRRTCPGKTLGLTTVSFWVASLLHVYEWLPSDNNKVDLSEVLKLSCEMANPLTITLRPRRGLNLS